The following DNA comes from Camelina sativa cultivar DH55 chromosome 14, Cs, whole genome shotgun sequence.
tattcTGAAACATGTAATACTTATTATAGTTATTTACACACCTTACAGTCTTTTGAACACACGATAAATGCGTCAAGGTTTTGAGTGCCAGTTTGTACGATATTTTCGCTAGGGTAACAAACCCACCTCATCCTCATCGACAAATTCTTCGTTAATTTCCGCGTAAAAGCAATGTGAAAGGTTTAGGATCTTGAGGTTGTGGTGGTTGATGACGAGTGATAATAACGCTATATTGCATACAGATGTACACTGAAAACTTAACCTCTTCAAGGTAGAGAAGTTACATACAAGTTGCTCAGCTAGAACTCGGGTTAGTGGACGAATAAGTTTTAGGTTAGTGAGGCTTTTGCAGTTATCTCCAATAGCTCGATAATCGAGATTTAGTTTTTCCATAGGTTGAGTAAGGATCAACGTTTGGAGATTCTTCCACAGTTCCACCTGCTGAAAGTAAACTGGAACGAATTCTCATTAAGTTCACGCCAGAGCGGGAAcgcaattttttttatgtttggcattctaaaaacataaaaaggaaaTGAATACAAGTTGCATAACttttaaggatatatatattgtccAAAACACAGTTATAGAGATGCAATTTACCTCTCAGCAATGATCGCAAGATCCTCCTCTTGTATATCGTAATAGTAGTCCAGAAATAGATCTGTAGTGATAGTATTGCTGAATTTGGTTATCTCCATGAGGATGTAGAAGAAACTCGGCCTTTTTGGGATTATCATCTAAACTTATTGGTTTGAGATCAGTTAAATCTATACTTTTCCATAAAGTCCGATTGTGAGAAGCAAGGAACCAAGAGATACAGACGCGTGATGCCCCCATAATTATATCAATTACCTTGAGCATCCCAAATATCTGGGCTAATATGTTTCTGTCCATATTTTCCCAACCAGACATCTTTTTTAAGCTAAGGTTGTAACCTTTTTGCTAAGTCAAGAAGCAGCTTCAACGCCTTTAGATCTCTAGAATATTGTGGTTTTATAGTCGAAAATATGATTATAAGAAAATCAGTAGGTTTTTGGTTACTATACTTACTATATATGGGATACAAGGAtagaattaattaatatattacaaCTAAAATTCATAttgaaatctatactattaattgggaagtacatttagagataaaaaaaattaaaaaaaaatagaatgtcaTACAATGtccctcaaaaaaaaaaattggaaaacacaaaaaaaaccccGAAAAGGGTAACTTGGTAAGTTTTCTTTGTCTAGACGGGCGGATCCTGGGCGACCCGTAATACTCATATTCGGATCCTGTTTAATAGAGTGTTTGTCGCCCACCTTAACTCCGGTAGCCAATCAGAACTAGTTTTCAGCAAAATGtagtagaaaataataaaagggtaaacaatataagataaatataagatccataattaattgattaacCACGTTATATTAGGAAAatcaactcaaaatcaaatcGTATCTACCATACAGGTGGACcgaacaaacataaaacaaactttgtcattaatttttgtttaaaacatttACTCAAAATCCGGAATCAATGGATATATTATCGaacatataatcaaaaatattgcAGATTTCCAAATTAACTAATTCATTCATTAACATTACACAAATCATTGTCATTAGAATGTTTacaaagtttttgatatattattactaATATTCACcttctaaaatcaaaataaatattcgtATTCCTTAAATTTTAGCAACTATCCCGGATATTTTAGTTAAGAAGATAATTAACGTATCTTATCATTAATACAAACCTCGATAAACAAACCTCgataaacaaacataatattCAATAATTTAGATATATCTGCCAATTTTTAGTCATCGTGGGCCACGATTAGTGGCTGCTAATTATGGGTGAAGAAAGCTCGTTAACATCAGTCTTTTAAAACAAGTTGGAAAAGTAAGGTGAAATCATCGATAGTATACAAGGTAAAACATACATGGGAGGGACtgaattattgttttcttatttgtttgtatattaTAGGATCTACTACAGAATCAAACTTGCCAAAAAGAACTGTTTTGGAGGATGTTACAAACATACCTGGACCCTGGTTTTGCCAAACATGGTCGAGAAGCACCATCGATCAAGAGAAAGCAATTACAAGGAATGGAAAACAATGTGATCTTCCTTAAACAATAAATAAGGTAATGTTAGTTACGGTATGACCAAGTTATTGATCTATATTGTATTCATCAATTTAACGCACATTTGTTGATATAATGAAGCAGGATGATATCATGAAGCATGAAGCAGGATCTGCTGCAAATCCAGCCAAACATCTTTACAAGAATCAAGGAATGTTAGCTTCGTGCTTGCTCATCCAGTCTTCCATCTATAAATAGCAAATAAGGTAGTAAGTATTTGAATAGATATTGATTAACTGCTGAATACTACCTATACATTATTCTTTCTCTATAGTCATCTAACCATTCATGAGAACTAATATTAAGTCGATTCTCAGGTGTAGCTTcaaggtaaaatatattctaccacatataaacaaagaacaatcGAAAATTATTACTTAAGTCAGAGACCCATTACAATAACAACTTATGACAGCGTTTAAAAATGAAGTCAATTCGAAGAGTAAATATTATTATGTCATTTTGCACTCCATCAATTCCATTAAAACTCTAAGTGTATTAACGATAAACTATTGGGGATTAGACATGTGTTcagttaaaaatatagaaacacATCAATGTTTCAGAGTATAAGAACTAAAAGACAATTTaccttgcttttttttttgtaataggcCTCCAAATATTGTACACATGCTAGAAAAGAACAAGACGAAGCGGTGGATCAAAGGAGAGTTCAGTTTCGTATAGCCATCGACAACGCAGATCAGATCAAGAACCAGAAGctgaattgcaaagagaaatcgAGATCAAGGAGTAAACAGCGCGAGAAGAATCTAATGATAGCGATTAGCGCATGTCGATTGGAATTCCCTAGAGATGAGGCAAGGGTTTATgtatattccaaaaaaaaaagtgaaagcaATGTGACcttaaaaatactaatgaacATATTAAATTAGACACTAAACGTGAAACAAGAGTTTTGATCCACCGCTTCGTCTATAAAAGTTTACTCTTTCTTCAACTATAATTACTTAAAAAGTTTACTCTTTCTTCAACTATAAACCGAATACATtaatttaaatctttttaaGTGATAATCTATTAACATAAGAAAACCTTAATTCActccgaccaaaaaaaaaagaaaaccttaaTTCACACGAATATGctaaacaatttaatttttattcaaatagtttttattttggaataaaCATTAATCAGATTTGCCCAACCATAATTGTTATCGTTGTGATAACTcataaaatttctaatataacaaaaccaaaatggAATGTCCATTGCAAAATATTCcacttaatatatatttaataatagcTACATACACAAAATATCTACTTTAGTTTAAACAATCTAATTACGAAAtctaaataattatatactattttgaatataatattaAGAGGTCCAAGAcagttaatatattttctaaatctaatattaactatatattcttatcccaaaaaaaaagtagtagagtaaaatgtaaacaaaaaataaaatagtgatGTAAAGctaatttaattgtaaaaataaatatattttaacaatattagaaagataatatatagcaacataaaaaattattaataaattttaccaGTGTATGGTATAAGTCCTTATGAAATCCAATTGAGGTGTCTAATGATGGTCGTATTCAAAAAACTTTAGCCCTGACTagagaaaaattaaacattagaGTTTTCAAATATCGGAATAGAGCCATTATCATAATTCGAAAGGCTTTGTTTCTTATTGTtgaaatagttttttattttttttcctgtttgaaagaaaaatcataactaagaaaaacagaaacttcaGTATAAACCATAACATTTATTCgatgtaaacaacaaaaataaattaaaacaattttctaaaaaagatTCAATTCTTTAGATCAAGAGCCATACAAGATTCAACACCACAAAAATCCACACTAAAGCTaaatttatacattaaaaaagaagtaaatgataaatcaaaaaaaattctgaactATAAGATGGAAATTTAAATAACAGATCCAACTATTACCTTAGTTATCCATACAATCCATTTAGATAATCCAAAAAAGACAGATTGATGATAGAGCTTTAACTGGAATTTTAGACTGGAAAATCAGATTTGGGTGAGAGATTATCGGCTGAATAAGGTCAATTTGGTGGAATCGAGTTTTCGTTTAGGAGACAACTCTCTGTTTGTCCTTtcgtctttttttctttgtttctgtcttttttttcttttccaaacaaataaatgtttgtAGCTGATGGGGTGATAATAGGTCATATGTTTACAAAAAGGACTCAACTACACTATTAATTTGGACTTCTATATTTATggtccattattttttttggcatatatatatatatatatatatatatgcattacatCATAATTAacttcattaaaattaaaaatatacaagtttataaatatatattttttaaaattcccCCGCACTTATGTGCAGGTCGATCACtagtgttttttaattttcagctaaaagagaaacatttctATTGAGTTTATGaaaatctacattttttttttaataaacatatctAGAACATTAATTATAACAGATCTAGGGATTACAAATTATATTgagttaataatttttaaacaatgaATGtagttataataatattttaattatagaCTATATATAGTCTAATatcttttttcatttaatataataacaaaaacaattacatttcttattacataaattttgatttttaaagttAGACATTAACAAGATTGTGACACTTGTGAATTGTATCGATAAgatattgacatatatataaagaagagttatatttataaaaagaagattatacaataaattaaatatagtaaaaataaaaggattacaattgcttttttgaaaatttatataaaatatatatcaactaGATAAGGGtccgcacgatgtgcgggtttaaaaattgttggaaaaaataaatcctaaatcttaaacaaatttttaaaaatataaaaagaaaatttatttcctgaattaaatatataaaaaaatttagttagaaaaaaaaatcatatctgtATTTACcttacacttatttatatttatatatttttaatatattataacaattattacaataattaaaagctaaattatatcccaccaaaatTTTTGCCAAAATACTcattattatgaatattattattgtcaaatttttaaaacgttATACAACTTATTCACATATTATTTTACATGGAAAGagttcatcaaagcaacatctaattAGTAATCatgtacaattttactctatgttttatcattaaaaatatgttcttacacccattattattttattgttaaaatatgctATTTAGCACCACCTATAAAATTAGCCCTGGACGTTCGGATTTTCTgttcggatcggatcggattttttggatttcggaTTTTTTGGATCTATAATTCTAAAATCCGTTCCGATATTTTCAAATTTCGGATTCGGATCAGAGTTTTCGGATTCGGTTATCCGAAGTactcaaaaatctaaaattttctgTCCAAATCTATTCAAACTACTTGAAATGaaccaaaatatctaaaaattactcttattttttacctaaatatactcaaaaatatttgaaattcatgacaatatttaaaatatccaaaaatttaaacttttagacACCTAAGTTATTACAACTTATAAGTATTACTAAGATATTATTactatgtatttttattttgggcaTGTTCGGATATCCATTCGGATTTTGGTTTGGATAACATTGTACCAAAACTATTTACTCTTCAGAAGTATAacattgtaccaaaactacttaaaactatgacctcgtctcaaatattctcgaatcgtaaATTCTCAAATTATTTCtacccgaatcaaaagttctcatatatttctccatatacctgGGTTTAAACGATTTACGAACCAaatccgatagaaaaccacataaatctggttggaaaccaattttaaaatagtttaccattccaacttcccaaaattgaaaattgtttCTCAATTACttgatcaagcagctcttgtttcagtaccggaatgatcaacattattcagaagagaaaactctagattttgaccagaaacatcaatcACCGACTAATCTTCCAAATTTATAAtactactaactgtagaatcacttttggaacctccatcaatGTCTCCATCCTCAATTAATTAGCGGAATTTATATACTTcgatttcatttcattgcatatgatagcTTCCATTGGAACAtgcacgaatcaaagacccacaTAATAGATCAGCAAAATTATatcggaaaaaaaatcaaagatcaaagctttcgatataaacataaatattttttttgtcaacatttgggCTACAACAGCCGGttcattagccaaatccctacattcgtataGAGTAGGGCTCGATTTCTGGTATGATGGTGCCTTATACAATTCGAATTACCAATGGCCACTGATGTAAAGTCACttcacaaacataatttttatatagatatacagtaaaatctctatgaattaataatgttgggaccaagacattttattaatttatagtgatattaatttatctataaattaataataattattttatagtgtaaattaataattattaatttatagatatattttaattgtttattttttttaaaattataatttgagacaatttttgtaaaataagattagaattttggatgttgtaaattttaaggtattggaatttgaaataattaaaaaatattattgacaatgaattacaaatattatagacaaattcacttacacacatgacataaatattcaaatttatgaataagaatatcaattatcgtattttaatagtatatCAAACTANtttttttttaaattataatttgagacaatttttgtaaaataagattagaattttggatgttgtaaattttaaggtattggaatttgaaataattaaaaaatattattgacaatgaattacaaatattatagacaaattcacttacacacatgacataaatattcaaatttatgaataagaatatcaattatcgtattttaatagtatatcaaactatgaaaatgtaaattatacatatttagaaattgaaaactttaacccaaagttttagctgttttatgaaatgttatagaatattttatatcattatagtttgaagatacaacataacaatttttttatagatatgaggtttaagaaaaacatactttactatatgtatatatatgtatatatatatatataaatttacatggttattaatttatgatattattgggaccatattttacatggggatttcaaaaaaaaacattatcttattattttatcgaattttgttaatttttacactgtcccgatttgggactagcaaaatttattaatttatagtgtttattaatttatagagtattaatttatagaggtttaaTTGTAATATTACTTTCTTAATTAGATGTCCTGttacatttcaaaaataataattcttttgacataacttatgttattctttttaaatttgttatttactatttattgattaataatagtatacatgcttaatgtactatttttttgtttatatatgtcaaaatctaattgagaaaaatgtataatataattatgatacaatggaaaatagattagttttattttcttttttgatttagaaatttttaaaaaatataaatatgtagatttaatgttattttctcaaatagttgttttgaaaaataataatttgttgacacatgtcaacatttCATTAGTATGTGTTAATGATCCTGTTAATCGCTAATTTTgaaaactcaactttatataataagatacaaataaattatacaataaACTACAAATTAGAAatcataaaagtaaaagaattaaattatgattttatataagctaatatattaaattactaattctaaaaagaaaagaatcacaaATATTGTATGttgaaaaacatattaaatgaaaattatacattaaataAAGATTAGTTTTCTAAGTTATTAATTAACATGATTGTGACATTTGTCAACcaattaatatgattttttgcatgtataaaaatattcttctagttagattttgacatatgcaacagaaaaatgaaataaatcctTAACATAAAAAACGGTAACATATATAATCAAGTATATAATTACGAAGCATATCACTCaattagaaaaaagaagatttcgtaaatatgaaaattttatttaaaagagaaaatattttacataaaatttgtaattaacaTTACTCGAGAGATTATGAATTTATAGACGAAACGATGAAGAAAGCTTTGAAACTTTGATTTGGAATTTAACCTGAAATTGTTGGAGATTAACGTTGAGATTTCGGTTTCGGAGATTTGATGAGCCTGAAACGGAAACAATCAATTACTCTTTCATTGTtcgttaatttaaattttgaaaaaaacgTAATCAGATCTTTCTCAGAGCATTTATTGTGTTACCAGtcaccaataaataaataaaaaaaatctgaacagagaaaattcaaaatttgtagAATCGAGTTTTGAAATTTCACCTCCAGATCTAAAAAAGCAAGACGAGTATTCGTGGCGATTTCGTTAGTTTCACCGCTAGAACAACCAGAGCTGATGCTTGAGCTACGAtgatcatcgtcttcttcttcagataaAGCGGCGGAGCAAAAACATCCGGAATCTGAAACCGAGTAAGCTAGAGAAGAAGaggacagagaagaagaaagcgtCCTCTTCGGTGACCGTAAaacgtcgtcatcatcatcatcgtcttcttcgagTCTTATCCTCTTGATGTTTGATCCTTCGAACTCAGCGTTTCTCTTGAATATCAATGATTTTGTCTCGCTCATCTCTCTCAAGCTCATTGTNtttttttttttttttttttttcgagagagagagtttggggTTTCTCTCTGGtttaatgagaaaaaaacagaggaggaagggTTTTGGGTATATGGGGGAGGAGAGAGGGAGGAAGGAAGATGATGGATCTAGAGCCGTTGATTAATTCAACGGCTGAGATTTAATTATTGGGCCTTGGCTATAGCGGATAAATGGGCCGTTGACGGTGGGAAGCAGGTAACGGCGCCGTTACGGaccttcgtttttttttttcctcctacGTAGACGCCGTCGGGATTCGAAACGGCGCTTCTTTTTTTTGCCGTTTTTTAGCTTCCTTTTAAAGCAACTGGCGAAAAAACGTCGTCGTCTCGTATATGCTGTAAAAAtagtacttttttttgggtcaagcTGTAAAAAATAGCTATGTCTTTTGGTTTTACTGATCTAAGAAGTTTCACAATCTtgaaatacatattttgtataataattttagaaaaatatataacacgAGAAAATATAATCTCTATCAAATCAAAAGATATCAATGACTATAGTAAAATCATCGATGACCAGATTACATAGATTAGTGTCTAAATCCCAATTAGTTAGTTACTTAAGCCGTCAGGTGAACCTAAAGGATTCACTTTCTTACGAGTACCTCTTGAGAGTTGAGACAGAACTATAAATACAATCAATTAATACAGTACTTATTAGGGGACTttttaaatgacaaaaaaaaaaccaatctttAAGAATCATGCTCTTACACGAAATCTCTATATGtccaaaaatgcaaaaatgGGTTAAGAATTTACACTTTTATTTCCTTCAAATAAAAATGGGAccaatttggattttttttggcaGTGAAATAATGAGCAATAATTGACCGTTACTAAATAATTGTGCTAACAAGCATTTACTTTggatggaaataaaaaaattaattttcttatttgtcGCTCCACCATATACTATCGGTGTTTTTccatttagttaaaaataacatttacaCATGTCaccaggaaaacaaaaacacatacaatcaattcattaattatgtcCATAATTGTACCTGTAACATCCACAAAACTGTTATAACATTCATTGCATATGCCATTGTAACTGTGAAGACCAAATATTGTAAAGAGTATACTTCTAAACATTTAAtcttaaaaactcaaaacaaaaagatgtagGATGCGTTGTTGTTAGTTCATGGAATTGGGTGAGtgagttaatattttataatcaatcacaagcaaatatatatatatatatatatatatatatatatatatattcaattcaatCGAAAAAACAGTAGAATGAAATGTTCAATTCAATCATTTATCCAAAATTCATCATAGTTGATTAATCTCCAAAATGTATATTCAATTCAATCATTTATCCATGATGTTGCTATCTACCACCCATGTTTTCTGATCAGAACAATACAATACAAGTATCTTCCTGGACTAATCTACTCAGAATAATGATGTGATCAAAAGGATGAGGTCAGAAAGGTTAATACAAGTATCTTTATTTATGGATTAACCATAAAAGTATCTTTTATGGATCgatgttaataaaaatgtttctTTAAAGACTaattcactttaaaaaaaagtaacctAGAGATTCTTTATGCCAAATTGCCAATGCCTAGggaaaaagttttaatttcccTTCGGAATGTTTAAGACCTAATTCAAAAAACGAAACACATAAAGCATGAAATACATTACAAAGGATGAAGGTTACAAGATCAGGACACATGATAAGTAATAGATGATTGGgagccaattttttttaacaaagcacATGCACTGTTCGATCCCAGCCAATGATGAAGTCATGAAACTAATGTCTATCTGATTCATCATTTTTAACCAAGACTGGTTTTGAAACCTAAAAGGTACACGAAAATCCTCGAGAACTTGTGCTGATAAGAACATGGAATATAAATAGAactagggaaaaaaaaactaacgatTTAAATGCAACAGTAGCTAAAAAAGCCTGTTTTGAGGTAAAAACGCTTTATTTCAACTATGATAAATTCATGATGTTGGCATATAACTCTATATGTAAAACACAGTGAAATAAACCACAAAATAATATGAACCTAAGAAAATTTCTTCCTCACTGTGCTAAGCTACTTTTTAAGAGTGTCTCAGACTCAAAGACCCTTCTTCACCTCGAAAAAGTTTGGGCGTTCTTTGTTTGCTGCATCGATGTCTTCTTGTGATGCCATGGCCACTGTAACGCCTTTATCTTTCACCGAGTCAATTGCTTCTGCAAATTCCTTGAAGTCCTTCAAACTGCGAGATCAAAGAGAAAGTTACTTCAAACTGCGAGATCAAAGAAGTCATTAAGCTCCTAACACTAGtttaaattgatatatatatacacgttaaaagaaaaaacgagaGAACGACGTTAACCTTGTTGATAATATCTCTTCGCGCCTTATTTGCCTCTCTTCGTCGGTTACATTAAGTAAATGCCTCAACAAACTGGAGACAGAGATAGGAAATTTGATTCAGAATCCATTACATTCCTTGAGAAAAAGTCACCAGAGAccagagaagaagaacccaGAGATAAACATCATACCTGCTATAACCTTTGGCATCAGGGAGTTGGTACGAATCAACATCGCCAATTGTCCCAATGATTGCTTTAGTAAGGGTGTCTTCATTAACATCAAGGCCACGTAAGAAATCCCCAGTTCCATCATATATGTCTAGAGTCTTTAATAGGTTGGGATCACGGTAAGATAAGAACGAAAATGTTCCTGCACAAGAGAAAATCCAAAGGTCAGGTCTAAAGGATAACATGTCAACGTCAGGAAAACTCTCTGAAGGAGGCAATTTTACCTGAATGTGAATCAAAATCACAGGAACCCCCATATGCACCACCACTAACACGAACACGATCCCATAACCAAGTGTTACTAATATGCTTTGATATAACATATGAACTCCCATCAAGCTCATAGCCACTGCTGTATATGTTACCTGCTTTCCCCACATAATTCACCTGTCGAGAGAGCATGTATAAACTTGCGATATAATCAAAGTTGAGCGATGAGAAATACACCCCCAAGTACACAAGATATACATTTCAATTTGTTTACCTGGGTTGGTATTACTATAGCTTCATTTCTCAAAGGTAGTCGTGCATCCCAAGTGACGAGTCCACGAGTCCACCAGACGGCTTTTCAGGGAGTGAATCAAGAAACTTTCCAACAAACTTTTCAGTGTTTGTAAGGGACTTTCCATCAGCAGTCATATTGACAATGCAGCCATTCCTGGAAAGGAAAGACCTTCTGATTTCCTCAAGTGACGATGAAATTCCTTCCCAGTCTTGATCCACCTTCTGTTCGAGAGTATGTAGATATTCAAGGTAACTACAAAGAGAAAAGCAAAACACAATTAGGCTCTCTGCAAGTTTCAGAATTAAACTAACAATGTGAATAAATCCCACAGCCAGGTTTCAATCAAATCAAGATGCTACACAAATGATGAGAACTAGCACTTTAAAAAAGAGTTATCAAGTTCCAACCTGAGACCACCCATCTGTTCAGACATCCATCCAGCAACGTTCAACATTGCTTCCATCCTCGCAGCAGCAATTCCTTGACCACTTCCCCTCAAATGGTTCTGAAATGAACACAAGTTGGTGTTATACTAGTACCACCATGTTCTACTTATTAtgcaaaaggaagaaagaactGCATACCTCCACTCCAGCTCTACTCTGAGAGACGAATTGTTTAAACCGCTGTTGATCTGTAAATCAAACCTCTTGCAGCACACAGTTCATCTGCAGCAAAGTGAATGAAACATAAGTATTTAACTACAATTTCTATTGGAAATCAAGTATCAACTACAGCTACGTTCTATGTCTACATTATTTTCTACTTTAAACTTGAGAGTAAGGATTTTTTCTGAATAGACACTCTAAAATAAACAGAATCAGTTTTCAAGTAGCAAGTGCTTGTTTAGTCTACCTCTACACTCTACCTTGAACACGCAGAAAATAGTATCAGACACTGGTCACCAAATGGGATGAGCACAAGGAGAGATAGAAAGTGAGCATTTATGCTTAAAGAGGGAAGTGATCAGGAGACAGGAGGGATACATAgacaca
Coding sequences within:
- the LOC104742492 gene encoding cyclin-dependent kinase inhibitor 7-like isoform X2, encoding MSLREMSETKSLIFKRNAEFEGSNIKRIRLEEDDDDDDDVLRSPKRTLSSSLSSSSLAYSVSDSGCFCSAALSEEEDDDHRSSSISSGCSSGETNEIATNTRLAFLDLEAHQISETEISTLISNNFSYHMQ
- the LOC104742492 gene encoding cyclin-dependent kinase inhibitor 7-like isoform X1 gives rise to the protein MSLREMSETKSLIFKRNAEFEGSNIKRIRLEEDDDDDDDVLRSPKRTLSSSLSSSSLAYSVSDSGCFCSAALSEEEDDDHRSSSISSGCSSGETNEIATNTRLAFLDLEAHQISETEISTLISNNFRLNSKSKFQSFLHRFVYKFIISRVMLITNFM